gttcatggtagatcatgtttaatgaatcctgtagagtttttcgaggaggttaccaagaatgcatatgaaggaaaggctgtggatgttgtctacattgacttttgtaagggctttgacaaggtcccacataagagGTTAGTTCTAAAAGTCCGGACACTTgctatccatggagaggttgtaaactggatttgaaattggctgtgtgggagaagacagagagtggtagtggatgattgcttctcagactggaggcctgtgactagtggtgtgtctcagggatctgtgctgggactattgttgtttgttgtctgtatcaatgatctagatgataatgtgataaattggatcagcaggtttgtggatgacactaagattggaagcgttgtggacagcgaggaaggctttcaaagcttgcagacggATGTGGaccaattggaagaatgggccagaaaatggcagatggaatttaattcagacaagtgtgaggtgttccattttggaaggacaaatcaagctACAACATTCacgataaatggtagggcactgaagagtgcagatgaacaaaaggatctgggggGTTCCGATACATaagtccctgaaagtggcgtcagaggtggacagggttgtaaagaaggcttttggcattctggcgttcataaatcaaaattgagtttaggagttggaatattatggtgaggttgtataagtcattggtgaggccacatttgaagtattgtgtgcagttctgatcacctaactacaggaaggatatcagtaaggttgaacaagtgcagagaagatttactgggatgttgccgggtcttcaggagttgagttacaaggaaggattgagcaggttaggactttattccttggagcatagaagaatgaggggagatttgatagaggtttacaaaattatgagggtatagacagggtaaatgtgaATAGGCTCTTTCCACATAGATTAGCAGAGATAAATTACAGGAGGACGGcttcagggtgaaaggggaaatgtttaggggtaaattcttcacagagggtggtgagagtgtggaatgagctgccatctgatgtggaaaatgtggactcactcttaagctttaagaataaattggatagatacatggatgggagaggtctggagggttatggactgggtgcaggtcaatgggactcgcGGAATACGGTtttggtacagactagaaggTCCAAAAGGCTTgttttctctgctgtagtgttctgtgattttatgattctatggTGAGGAGAGTTCACAAAGGCAAAAGAcgggtggggatggggaagagagatcccacaggaggaaggggatggggaacagagatcccacaggaggaagggggatatagAGAGAGATtaaacaggatgaagggggaagggGTTAAGAGATTggccaggaggaagagggatgtgcaagagagttcccacaggaggatgtgggattgggaagagaaatctcacaagaggaaggggggcggggaagagaaatTCAACAGGACAATGgggcatgccaaagagagatccgacaggaagaagtcaatgggggagagagatcccacaggaggaaagggtatGGGGAAGCGAGTTCCAACAGCAggaagggatagggaagagaaatccatagaaggaagggggatgtggaagagcgatctcacaggagcaagggggatggggaagagagatcccacaggaggaagagggatggggaggagagatcccacaaaagGAAGGGGGATAAGGAAGAGAGATGTCAcaggaagggtggtggggtgtgtggacaagacatcccacaggaggatgaggaaagagtaatagagagtccacgggaggaatggggatgggggcgagattccaaagaatggaagggggattgggatgaGAGGTCCTACAGGAGGATTCCAAGGGTAAATTATAATCCTACAAgatgagaggatgcagaaaatTTTTGTACAtgtgtgttgggtctgaacagagCCCCTGAGGAGATGCGCCCTCGCTCTTTGCCTATCTGGAAGTGAGCAaagtcacacacggggaagggcagtgggaggacaatctcacaatggtatttctttccttctcactgggacagtctgctaaccgtctcttgtccctcaccgggaagggggtgtgactctctgacccacctgctgcagtcaagtgtcggtctgggtgtcagtaacagtgagaaggaacattgtcaatggacgtgtcacaggcagcgagaaacacggccattcctgtgatttactaccattcaaccaatggccgttgttcactgatctgatgaagtctccaacatcccttcacaaggaaccacagaaccctcccgtccttggggaattactgactgatccactgggcatttgtcacaactcttcacaatctgatttactacaaatttatcaaaattcctttacattgaaacaacacaatggaacagtttcacagatcagagtgagagataaatcaagttacctcaactcctggcacttgtgcaacCCAGGTCCCAGCCGCTGTATTCCCTCATACTTAATGTGGCAGATCTCCAGGTCGagctgttttattgtatcacagagtccgaagacatgagacaggaccgcgcagtcaatcggggtcagtgtcatttcactgaatgaaagtgtttccacagatcccagtgcggcctgagccagtccacgattctgagactcaaacaggtagtgcaatgtgttcaggaggctccttttaccagcttcactccatgtgtttccactctggcgtttaatCTCCTcgttcacccagtcaatcacccggcaggtcgtttgatgaggaaatggacccagaaactcctccaggccccgagctgtcattggggaggagagaccagcaacaaaacggagaaaaacctcaaatcgcccatctgtcgtgctgtggacttcagtgaggaatttaaggatatccccgggatgtggtttctggaattgtgcgactgcagctacaaactcttgaatggtgaggtgtgggaatgtgtacaccacactccgggcagaatcctctgtctccaaaagctccatcaggaatcCAGACAGGaattgggaaggctgcagattgtacttgatcaaatctccatctgtaaacacaatcttcctctcggacactcctctgaaggccatctgaccaaccctgagtaacacatcacgggggttctcaatctcacggccgtggtttttcaggatgttgtaaatatagtaggagtacagttgggtgatggtcttgggaactcgctgtgggtccctgactctttgtgtgaagaaggggcccagtgccagagcgaggatccagcagtaggaggggttgtagctcatggtgtacaggatctcgttctccttcacataattgaaaacagcttccgccaccgtctgatcttcaaaatgtctgatgaaatattccttccgttcctcaccaacaaatcccaggatttcagcccggaCACTGATAttcgccttttccaataaatgtaacgcagtggggcgagtggtcaccagcactgaacaccctgggagcagcttgccctggattaaactgtacacaatgtcagacaccttgcacttgaattcaggatctgtgcatgtgGACTGAAGGTCTGTATCTCTAGgactgtcagcaaaatcaattgtgtcattgaattcatccaaaccatcaaatataaacagcaatccctttggattcttccagacctctctcaagatattcccaaagtaaggataccgATCGAGTATCAGTTCCTTCAGatttattctgcagttaatggtgtttaaatcccggaatttgaaactgaagacaaactggaattgttggtatattttccctgtggcccagtcataaacaatattttgtaccattgttgttttcccaatccccgggactccggccactgctgccgaactcccagatttggatttacttCGCGAAAAGCTGCTCTGAAACAGCTGATCCATCTGAAGTTTTTCCAGGAGTCCACTGAGATGTTTTcgtctccactcctcgtggtctctgcctcttgccagcagctcatgttccaccagtctccgatctcgaacagtagaaatgaccgtgagctcagcgtatcgatcaaccagctggaaaaccttcaccttctccctcatcaggatcgtgt
This Hypanus sabinus isolate sHypSab1 unplaced genomic scaffold, sHypSab1.hap1 scaffold_1621, whole genome shotgun sequence DNA region includes the following protein-coding sequences:
- the LOC132387197 gene encoding NACHT, LRR and PYD domains-containing protein 3-like encodes the protein MEDVQQKHKETLRAQTETLRVNTILMREKVKVFQLVDRYAELTVISTVRDRRLVEHELLARGRDHEEWRRKHLSGLLEKLQMDQLFQSSFSRSKSKSGSSAAVAGVPGIGKTTMVQNIVYDWATGKIYQQFQFVFSFKFRDLNTINCRINLKELILDRYPYFGNILREVWKNPKGLLFIFDGLDEFNDTIDFADSPRDTDLQSTCTDPEFKCKVSDIVYSLIQGKLLPGCSVLVTTRPTALHLLEKANISVRAEILGFVGEERKEYFIRHFEDQTVAEAVFNYVKENEILYTMSYNPSYCWILALALGPFFTQRVRDPQRVPKTITQLYSYYIYNILKNHGREIENPRDVLLRVGQMAFRGVSERKIVFTDGDLIKYNLQPSQFLSGFLMELLETEDSARSVVYTFPHLTIQEFVAAVAQFQKPHPGDILKFLTEVHSTTDGRFEVFLRFVAGLSSPMTARGLEEFLGPFPHQTTCRVIDWVNEEIKRQSGNTWSEAGKRSLLNTLHYLFESQNRGLAQAALGSVETLSFSEMTLTPIDCAVLSHVFGLCDTIKQLDLEICHIKYEGIQRLGPGLHKCQELRLGGNKLGDSGVKLVSAALRNPECKIQKLWLRDVGLMDSGAEDFASALSTNTSLTELNLGGNQLGDSGVKLVSVALTNPECKIQKLWLEFVDLTDSGAEDLASALSTNPSLKELDLGFNLLTDRSVPALRRLILTLPNLEQIVLWWNRFSETGRKEAGSLRRVRPRLRVYL